TTCTGAAGGTAAAGTAGAAATTAGAGGAACCGGAACTTTTGGCTCCAGCAATCCCCTATATGTTGTGGATGGAATTGTTCAAGGGGCAAATAGAGATTTTAACTTCAATGATATTGAAAGTATACAAGTCTTGAAGGATGCTTCTGCAGCTGCCATTTATGGTTCTAGAGCAGGTAATGGCGTAATTATCATTACAACAAAACAGGGTAAGGCTGGAAAGATGAAAATTGATGTTTCTTCCAGAGGAACAGCGCAATGGTTGCCAAGATACGATTTGGCAGATCGAGATCTGTGGATCAGCTTGAATGACCTTGCATTCAGCAACGCCAATAGACAGCCTGCAAATCACTTTGAAGCAAATACCGATTGGCAAGAGGAAGTTTTCAAAACTGGATGGTTACAAGATCATAATGTTTCGTTTTCAGGAGGTAGCGAACAAAGCAGATATTTCATTTCAGGAAATTACCAAGGGAATGATGCTACGACTATTGGAAGTAGCAGTAAACGATATACCCTTAGGTCCAACCTTTCGACTTCCAGAGATTTTGGAGATCATGTCAAATTAAGTATCGGTGAAAATATTGTATTAAGCAACTATAGCATAGATGCACTAAATACAAACCCCATAATTGATGTATATCGAATGTTGCCAACCATTCCAGTATTTGACCCTAATAATGCCGCAAAAGGAGGCTATGGATTTGGTGATGGCAGTAGAGATGTAACTTTTGGAACAAACCCGTTTGCTATTGAAGATTTTTTGGTGACTGAAAATGGAAATTTAAGGACCAGGGGAAATGTTTTCACAGAGTTAGAATTTTTCAAATCATTAAAATATAGGTTGAACTTTGGTTTTGATTTAAGCAATGACAAACATCTTCAACTTCGCAAAGAAGGTTTTTGGACTTATAACCAACCTTACGTACCGTCTTCATTAAATAAAAATCAAGCTCAATACCGCGGATACGTGTATGACAACACAATTGAGTATGCCAAAATATTTGGTAAACATGATGTTTCAGCTGTTGTGGGAACAAGTTATCAAACATCAAACTATGAACAAATCTGGGGAACGAAAAACGATGTCTTAATGACTGGGAATGATTATTTTACCAATTTGGATGCTGCATTAAATAATCCTAAAACCGGAAATTATCAAGATATTGAAAAATTATTTTCCGTTTTTGGACGTGTAAACTATACTTATGATGAGAAGTACCTGTTGAGTTTAACAATGCGTAGGGACGAATCCTCGAAATTCAATCCAAAATTCAGGGTAGGTTATTTTCCATCTGTTGCTGCAGGTTGGCGTATCAGTAAAGAAGAGTTCTTTAATGTTCCTTGGATCAATGATTTAAAGCTTAGAGCCAATTACGGGGTATTGGGAACTTCCAATATAGGAGTATGGGATTGGGTTTCTTTTATTACGGTGTTTCCTCAGGTTGCTTTTGGCACGGACCAAGCGGTATATACGGGCATGACCCAGATCCAATTAGCCAACGAAGACCTGAAATGGGAAAAGGTTGCCCAAATGAATGCAGGTTTTGATGCCGTGTTCTTGGATAACAGGCTGAACCTATCCATCGATTATTTCGATAAACAAACAAAAGATGTGTTGACTCCAATGCAGATTTTAATGGTAACTGGTAATAATGGTGGTAATCCTGTTGTGAATGCAGCATCCCTTCAGAATAGGGGTGTTGAGTTGGCAGCGGAGTGGAGAGATCGTGTAGGCGAATTTGGCTATCAGATTGGATTTAACGGCTCATATATTAAGAATAAAATCCTTGAATTAGGTTACGACCGAGATGAATTCACACAATGGAATACAAAATCAAAAGTCGGAGAATCTATAGGTGATTGGTATCTGATTAAAACTGATGGACTTTTTCGTACAGATGCAGAAGTGCAGGATCATAAAAATAGTAAAGGGGAACTCATCCAACCGAATGCTAAGCCCGGGGATGTAAAATTTATCGATTTCAATGATGATGGTCAGATAACCGAAGCTGATAGACAGTATATCGGAAGGAGTATGCCAAGATATCAAATAGGTGGAAATATAGGATTTGACTACAAAGGATTTGATTTGCAGTTTCAGTTTACAGGTGCTTTTGGATTCCTTTCATTCAATGGTCCTAGGAGTGGTTATGACAGGTTTGATGATAACTCCAATTATCGCGTAGATTATGACCCTTGGACACCTGAGAATCCCAATGCTAAAGATCCTCGGCCAATTTATGCCGACTCAAGGAATGTTCGTGGTGATCAGGACCGCTGGTTGGAAAATGGAAATTATGTTCGCATCCGTCAAATGGCATTGGGATATAACTTTCCAAAGTCAATAACCGGCGATTTGTTCAGTCAGATCAGATTATATGTAAACGCTCAGAACTTAGTCACCTTTACGAAATATAGAGGTTTAGATCCCGAATTCTTGAACCGCAGTATCTGGGAACGAAGCTATGATGGTGGAGCATTTCCAAATCCTAAAGGATTTACTTTCGGAGCACAAATAACTTTTTAACCTAGATTGATCGAACAATGAAAAAATTAGTATATATATTAATTGCAGCTGGGTTATTATCAAGCTGTGATGTGGATGTTCAAAATCCAAATACAATTACGACCACTACCTTTTGGAAGACTGAGAAAGATGCTCAATACGGTGTCAATGCTGTTTATAATATGTTCTATAAGCCAGGGACTTTTAGCCGGTGGGTATGGTTCCGCTTAGACCTCACCTCTGATGAAGGCTTCAGCCAAAGTCCTTGGGCAGAATTAAAGGAATGGACTCAGTTCAGATATAACAATTATAATTTTTGGGAAGGCAATGCATGGACTTATCGTGATTTTTATGAAGCTATTTTTCGGGCAAATCAGGTTTTGCATTATGTTCCAGAAATAGAGTTTGAAGATGCAAAAACAGAAGGAATAT
The Sphingobacterium daejeonense genome window above contains:
- a CDS encoding SusC/RagA family TonB-linked outer membrane protein: MQKSIIILFSILFSVCAFAQTRIIQGKVSNEAGEPLANVTVAVKGTNTVSMTNENGDFEISVQNGQELQFTSVGMASQSVVISNQPSLQITMLSDDEEVDEVVVIGYQTVKKSDLTGAVSVFNPSQMKNATVSGSVGDALGTLPGLNVRTAGNPGSEGKVEIRGTGTFGSSNPLYVVDGIVQGANRDFNFNDIESIQVLKDASAAAIYGSRAGNGVIIITTKQGKAGKMKIDVSSRGTAQWLPRYDLADRDLWISLNDLAFSNANRQPANHFEANTDWQEEVFKTGWLQDHNVSFSGGSEQSRYFISGNYQGNDATTIGSSSKRYTLRSNLSTSRDFGDHVKLSIGENIVLSNYSIDALNTNPIIDVYRMLPTIPVFDPNNAAKGGYGFGDGSRDVTFGTNPFAIEDFLVTENGNLRTRGNVFTELEFFKSLKYRLNFGFDLSNDKHLQLRKEGFWTYNQPYVPSSLNKNQAQYRGYVYDNTIEYAKIFGKHDVSAVVGTSYQTSNYEQIWGTKNDVLMTGNDYFTNLDAALNNPKTGNYQDIEKLFSVFGRVNYTYDEKYLLSLTMRRDESSKFNPKFRVGYFPSVAAGWRISKEEFFNVPWINDLKLRANYGVLGTSNIGVWDWVSFITVFPQVAFGTDQAVYTGMTQIQLANEDLKWEKVAQMNAGFDAVFLDNRLNLSIDYFDKQTKDVLTPMQILMVTGNNGGNPVVNAASLQNRGVELAAEWRDRVGEFGYQIGFNGSYIKNKILELGYDRDEFTQWNTKSKVGESIGDWYLIKTDGLFRTDAEVQDHKNSKGELIQPNAKPGDVKFIDFNDDGQITEADRQYIGRSMPRYQIGGNIGFDYKGFDLQFQFTGAFGFLSFNGPRSGYDRFDDNSNYRVDYDPWTPENPNAKDPRPIYADSRNVRGDQDRWLENGNYVRIRQMALGYNFPKSITGDLFSQIRLYVNAQNLVTFTKYRGLDPEFLNRSIWERSYDGGAFPNPKGFTFGAQITF